CGGGTCACCACCGCGATCCGGTCCGCCAACGGGGCGTTCGCCCACACCCCGGAGTCGAAGGACGTACGGGCCGCGGCCACCGCGCGGTCGACATCGGCGCGCGAGGCGTGCGGCACCCGGCCGATGACCTGCTCGGTGTGGGGCGAGACGACCTCGATCGTGTCCCGGCCGGCCGGATCGACCCACCCACCGCCTATGTAGAGCTTTCCGTGCTCGACGAGGTCGCTCATCGCTGCCGCCTCCTGCGGGTTGGCCGCCTGTTCGGCGATCCCTGACGGTTCCTGGGGCTCCCCGACGAGTCGGCCCCGGGACGGTTCCTGACGTGGCATCAGGATCACGCACTCAGCAGAACTGATACCAGTTCCAGTTGGAGGAGTCCACGACGCAGGCCGAATCCCAACTCCCCAGAGGCGAAGGGGTACTTCGAGCCGCAATGAAACCAGTTCTAGTTATAGTGAGGGCCGGGTACCAGGTGTATGCCACACCGAGAGGGGACCGGGATGACGACGCAGGTGACCGACCACAAGGGCGGGGTGTGGAGCATCGCCGTCCCCATCCCGGACAACCCGCTCGGCCACACCCTCGTCCACCTCCTGGAGACCGACCGCGGGCCGGTGCTCATCGACACCGGCTGGGACGACCCGGACTCCTGGGACACCCTCGTCGCCGGCATCGGCGCCTGCGGCTTCGCCCTCGCCGATCTCCACGGCGTCCTGATCACGCACCATCACCCCGACCACCACGGACTCTCGGCCAAGGTGCGGGAGGCCTCCGGCGCCTGGATCGCGATGCACGCCGCGGACACCGCCGTGGTCCGCCGCACCCGCGAAGCCGATCCCGGCCGGTGGCTCGACCGTCTGACCGCCCGGCTCGCGGCGGCGGGCGCACCGGACGGACATCTGGCACCACTGCGGAAGGCGCGCGCCGAGGGGCGCGGCCGGAAGCTGCCCGGACAGGGGGCCGCACTGCCGGACCGCGACATCGGCCCCGGCGAGCTGCTCGGTCTGCCGGGGCGCCGGGTGCGCGCCCTCTGGACACCCGGGCACACCCCGGGGCATGTGTGCCTCCATCTGGAGGAGGAGCACCCCTTGGGCGGGCCCCGCGGATTCGGCCGGCTCTTCTCCGGCGACCATCTCCTCCCCGGCATCACCCCGCACATCGGCCTGTACGAGGACCCGGAGGGCGACGGGGGTTCCCCCTACGGCGCCGAGAGCGGGCGAGAAGGTGCAAGCCCGGGGAGTGCCACCGACCCCCTGGGCGACTACCTCGACTCCCTCGCGCGCGTCGGCCGGCTCGCCCCCGCCGAGGTGCTGCCCGCCCACCAGCACGCCTTCACCGACGCCGGCGGACGTGTCCGCGAGCTCCTCGCCCACCACGAAGCACGGCTCTCCCAGCTGCGGGCGCTGCTCCGCGAGCCCCGCACTCCCTGGCAGCTCGCCATGGCCATGGAGTGGAACCGCCCCTGGGACCAGATCCCCTACGCCTCCCGCACTATCGCCGTCTCGGAGGCGGAGGCCCATCTGCGCCGTCTGGTGAAGCAGGGGCAGGCGGAGCGGGTGCCCGGGTCGGATCCGGTGCGGTA
This Streptomyces decoyicus DNA region includes the following protein-coding sequences:
- a CDS encoding MBL fold metallo-hydrolase, translating into MTTQVTDHKGGVWSIAVPIPDNPLGHTLVHLLETDRGPVLIDTGWDDPDSWDTLVAGIGACGFALADLHGVLITHHHPDHHGLSAKVREASGAWIAMHAADTAVVRRTREADPGRWLDRLTARLAAAGAPDGHLAPLRKARAEGRGRKLPGQGAALPDRDIGPGELLGLPGRRVRALWTPGHTPGHVCLHLEEEHPLGGPRGFGRLFSGDHLLPGITPHIGLYEDPEGDGGSPYGAESGREGASPGSATDPLGDYLDSLARVGRLAPAEVLPAHQHAFTDAGGRVRELLAHHEARLSQLRALLREPRTPWQLAMAMEWNRPWDQIPYASRTIAVSEAEAHLRRLVKQGQAERVPGSDPVRYQAV